In a single window of the Thermoplasma sp. Kam2015 genome:
- a CDS encoding methionine adenosyltransferase, whose protein sequence is MERNISVEELHQIPTPKKEVEIVERKGIGHPDSVADGIAEAVSRSLSKYYIEHYGRILHHNTDQVEVVGGQSAPKYGGGLVLEPTYILLSGRATTKVGNDRVPFKSITIKAARDYLREHFKHLDVDADVMIDSRIGQGSVDLVEVYDTKKLEANDTSFGVGFAPLSETENMVLNTEKYLNGELKKKMPMVGYDIKVMGFRQKDTINLTVAAAMVDKYIHDADEYFNIKDELKQLVLDNAVEYTDKEVKVFINTADIKEDGKAVGYLTVTGMSMENGDDGSVGRGNRVNGLITPYRAMSMEAAAGKNPVTHVGKLYNVLSNKIANDIVKEEGNDIAEVLVRIVSQIGRPIDDPHVASVQVIYEGNVDHSKHKNNIRNLVDDRIAHISDLTMQFVEGKIPVF, encoded by the coding sequence ATGGAGAGAAATATCTCAGTCGAGGAGCTGCACCAGATACCGACTCCAAAGAAAGAAGTTGAAATAGTGGAGAGGAAGGGTATCGGGCATCCAGATAGCGTTGCAGACGGTATTGCAGAGGCAGTTAGCAGATCCCTATCAAAATATTACATAGAGCACTACGGTAGGATCCTGCACCACAACACGGATCAGGTTGAGGTCGTCGGCGGGCAGTCGGCACCCAAGTATGGAGGTGGGCTTGTTCTGGAGCCGACTTATATACTTCTCAGTGGAAGGGCAACGACCAAGGTTGGCAATGACCGTGTGCCGTTCAAATCTATAACGATAAAGGCTGCCAGAGACTATCTCAGAGAACATTTCAAGCACCTGGACGTTGACGCAGATGTCATGATAGATTCAAGGATAGGCCAGGGGTCCGTTGATCTTGTGGAGGTCTACGACACAAAGAAGCTTGAGGCCAACGACACATCATTCGGGGTTGGTTTTGCACCTCTGTCAGAAACTGAAAACATGGTTCTGAATACGGAGAAATACCTTAATGGAGAGCTCAAGAAGAAGATGCCCATGGTTGGCTATGATATCAAGGTCATGGGATTCAGGCAGAAGGACACTATAAACCTGACTGTGGCGGCAGCAATGGTGGATAAATACATCCACGATGCCGACGAATACTTCAATATAAAGGATGAACTTAAGCAGCTCGTCCTGGACAACGCTGTTGAATACACCGACAAGGAGGTAAAGGTTTTCATAAATACCGCGGATATAAAGGAAGATGGCAAGGCCGTTGGATATCTTACGGTCACAGGCATGTCCATGGAGAACGGCGATGATGGATCAGTAGGAAGGGGAAACAGAGTCAATGGATTGATAACACCGTACAGGGCCATGAGCATGGAGGCTGCCGCAGGAAAGAACCCGGTCACGCACGTGGGAAAGCTCTATAACGTTCTGTCAAACAAGATAGCGAACGATATAGTGAAGGAGGAAGGCAACGACATCGCTGAAGTACTGGTCAGGATAGTTTCGCAGATAGGTAGGCCCATAGACGATCCACATGTGGCAAGCGTACAGGTCATATATGAGGGGAACGTTGATCATTCAAAGCACAAGAACAACATAAGAAATCTCGTTGACGACAGAATTGCCCACATATCGGATCTGACTATGCAGTTTGTCGAAGGCAAGATCCCTGTATTCTAA
- the purH gene encoding bifunctional phosphoribosylaminoimidazolecarboxamide formyltransferase/IMP cyclohydrolase has protein sequence MNFLISVYDKTGLIDFLSSIKSKIDLVYATSGTYRSLGGLGLKLHETSEITGFEDLLGGRVKTLHPMLYAGLLYRDRNDGDQIKFDVVISNLYPFSTDMKSEDEMIENIDIGGVSLTRAAAKNYRNILILTSPDDYAAAAKVINSGSIPEEYRKRMAMKAFIRMAEYDAKIHEGLSRVFGMDPDSYAVIGHDGEKLRYGENPDQEGYLFMNSAHVGVAGAEKLNGKELSYNNILDADSAFETALEFQDPAVVVMKHNTPSGVAQDGDIVAAFRKAWDADSESAYGSVIAVNRKVTEELAAAMKPYFIEVVLAPDYEDKALDLLRKKKNLRVLRVNWQRDTRLRIRSVSGGFLAQTPMHASIDASSLKLVTERSADPKSLEDLLFAWKVVARSRSNAIVFAKDLVTTGIGAGQTSRVEAVRIAAQRAGDRSKGSVMASDAFFPFPDSIDVAADAGIKAIIQPGGSIRDDEVIKRCNELGIPMYFTGKRVFLH, from the coding sequence ATGAACTTCCTCATAAGTGTTTATGACAAGACTGGCCTGATCGATTTTCTCTCGAGCATAAAGAGCAAGATCGATCTGGTATACGCAACATCCGGTACCTACAGATCGCTCGGAGGCTTGGGCCTGAAACTTCATGAGACATCTGAGATAACCGGCTTCGAGGACCTTCTAGGTGGAAGGGTAAAGACGCTTCATCCGATGCTGTACGCCGGCCTTCTATACAGGGACAGGAATGATGGAGACCAGATAAAATTCGATGTTGTCATATCAAATCTATATCCATTCAGTACTGATATGAAGAGCGAGGACGAAATGATAGAGAACATCGACATTGGCGGCGTTTCGCTGACCAGGGCAGCCGCGAAGAACTACAGGAACATACTGATACTGACTTCTCCTGATGACTATGCAGCAGCCGCTAAGGTGATCAACTCCGGATCCATACCGGAAGAATACAGAAAGAGAATGGCCATGAAGGCCTTCATAAGGATGGCCGAATATGATGCGAAGATACATGAGGGCCTTTCAAGGGTTTTCGGCATGGATCCAGATTCATACGCTGTCATAGGCCATGATGGAGAAAAGTTGAGATATGGTGAAAACCCGGATCAGGAAGGATATCTGTTCATGAATAGTGCGCATGTCGGTGTGGCAGGGGCAGAAAAGCTCAACGGAAAAGAGCTTTCATACAATAATATACTGGATGCTGATTCGGCCTTCGAGACCGCGCTTGAGTTTCAAGATCCTGCAGTGGTTGTCATGAAGCATAACACACCCTCTGGCGTGGCGCAAGACGGCGACATAGTGGCTGCCTTCAGGAAGGCATGGGATGCCGATTCTGAGAGCGCATACGGTTCTGTGATAGCAGTTAACAGAAAGGTCACGGAGGAACTGGCCGCTGCCATGAAGCCTTACTTCATAGAGGTTGTTCTTGCTCCGGACTACGAAGATAAGGCGCTGGATCTGCTCAGAAAGAAGAAGAACCTCCGTGTTCTCAGGGTGAACTGGCAGAGGGACACAAGGCTGCGCATAAGGTCAGTATCGGGAGGATTTCTGGCTCAGACACCGATGCATGCCTCCATTGATGCATCTTCCCTCAAGCTAGTTACGGAGAGATCCGCCGATCCGAAATCGCTGGAGGATCTATTGTTCGCATGGAAGGTGGTGGCCAGATCGAGAAGCAATGCTATAGTATTCGCGAAGGATCTGGTGACAACCGGTATAGGTGCCGGTCAGACCTCAAGGGTGGAGGCAGTTAGGATAGCTGCGCAGCGTGCCGGTGATCGTTCAAAGGGATCAGTGATGGCCTCTGATGCGTTCTTCCCGTTCCCTGATAGCATCGATGTGGCAGCAGATGCTGGAATAAAGGCCATAATCCAGCCAGGCGGATCAATAAGGGATGATGAAGTTATAAAACGCTGCAACGAGCTCGGAATACCCATGTACTTCACAGGAAAAAGAGTGTTCCTCCATTAA